The following coding sequences lie in one Glycine soja cultivar W05 chromosome 16, ASM419377v2, whole genome shotgun sequence genomic window:
- the LOC114390628 gene encoding extensin-2-like — translation MGSLMASLTLTLVLAIVSLSLSSQASADKYDYSSPPPPVYKYKSPPPPYKYSSPPPPPKKPYKYPSPPPPVYKYKSPPPPYKYPSPPPPPKKPYKYPSPPPPVYKYKSPPPPVYKYKSPPPPPKKPYKYPSPPPPVYKYKSPPPPYKYPSPPPPPKKPYKYPSPPPPVYKYKSPPPPYKYSSPPPPPYKYPSPPPPAYYYKSPPPPPKKPYKYPSPPPPHYVYASPPPPYHY, via the coding sequence ATGGGGTCTCTAATGGCCTCTCTTACTCTCACTCTTGTATTGGCAATAGTTTCTCTAAGCTTGTCATCTCAAGCCTCAGCTGACAAGTACGACTATTCATCTCCACCACCACCAGTTTACAAGTACAAGTCCCCACCACCACCCTACAAGTATTCATCTCCTCCACCACCTCCTAAGAAGCCTTACAAATacccatcaccaccaccaccagttTACAAATACaagtcaccaccaccaccctaCAAGTACCcttctcctccaccaccacctaaAAAGCCCTACAAATACCCATCACCCCCACCTCCAGTTTACAAATACaagtcaccaccaccaccagttTACAAGTACAAGtccccaccaccaccacctaaGAAGCCCTACAAATacccatcaccaccaccaccagttTACAAATACAAGTCACCACCCCCACCCTACAAGTACCCTTCTCCTCCACCACCTCCTAAGAAACCCTACAAATACCCATCTCCTCCACCCCCAGTATACAAGTACAAGTCCCCTCCTCCTCCATACAAGTACTCTTCTCCTCCACCTCCACCATACAAGTACCCTTCTCCACCACCCCCAGCTTACTACTACAAgtcacctccaccaccacctaaGAAACCATACAAGTATCCATCTCCACCTCCTCCACACTATGTCTATGCATCACCACCTCCCCCATACCACTACTAG